One Cryptomeria japonica chromosome 9, Sugi_1.0, whole genome shotgun sequence genomic window carries:
- the LOC131062809 gene encoding ubiquitin-conjugating enzyme E2 2 → MSSSSAQLRLMSDLKAIRNEAPEGCSASPHADENLFVWSATIFGPDETPWEGGIFGLRLIFGENYPEKPPRVRFTSDVFHPNVYHDGTLCMDIIQDAWSPCHNVCTILTSIQSLLTDPNPASPANPEAAQLYQTDMQAYNRRVRRCARKSIEST, encoded by the exons ATGTCATCGTCCTCTGCGCAGCTACGTTTGATGTCCGACTTGAAAGCCATTCGAAACGAGGCTCCCGAg GGTTGTAGTGCAAGTCCTCACGCTGATGAAAATCTATTCGTGTGGAGCGCTACCATCTTTGGTCCTGATGAGACTCCCTGGGAAG GTGGAATTTTTGGCTTGAGGTTGATTTTTGGGGAAAACTATCCAGAGAAGCCTCCTCGTGTGAGATTTACATCGGATGTCTTTCATCCCAATG TATATCACGATGGAACACTTTGCATGGACATCATTCAGGATGCCTGGTCGCCTTGCCATAACGTTTGTACAATATTGACATCAATTCAG TCTCTTCTTACGGATCCAAACCCTGCAAGTCCTGCAAATCCAGAAGCTGCTCAATTGTATCAGACTGATATGCAAGCTTACAACAG GAGAGTGCGGCGATGTGCTCGGAAATCTATTGAATCTACATGA